A stretch of the Perca flavescens isolate YP-PL-M2 chromosome 3, PFLA_1.0, whole genome shotgun sequence genome encodes the following:
- the LOC114552284 gene encoding extracellular calcium-sensing receptor produces MFDCFYVMLLFVLLVGAFGAEEDTALCEILGSPEFPLLSKEGDITIGGVFSIHSQISRPPLTFTDAPEPLKCSRINFREFRFAQTMIFAIHEINNSSSLLPNISIGYKIFDGCGSNLPSTRAVMGLINGPERTLEKTCSSHLSVHAIVGASESSSTIAMLQISGIFQIPVVSHFATCACLSNKKEYPSFFRTIPSDYHQSRALAKLVKHFGWTWVGAVRSDNDYGNNGMATFITAASQEGVCIEYSEAISRTDPSEQVARVVRVIQSGSARVLVAFLAQGEMDILLEEALKQNLTGLQWVGSESWITARHLATKGYSRILTGSLGFTIRKSNITGLREFLLQVNPSQDPYNNMLREFWEATFGCSFQSSPHGQTQCSGTERLQDIKNPFTDVSELRISNNVYKAVYAVANAMHNVLKCGQSDEVVNHPCIWKDALESKQVVKHLRDVNFTLQSGERVYFDENGDPTATYELVNWQRNQAGDVVFVAVGRYDASLPNGKQFTMNGINTTWAAESLERPQSVCSESCLPGFRQAVIKGKPICCFSCIACAAGEISNFSNSAECSRCPLEYWSDEDHSQCVPKVIEFLSYGETMGALLTGFSLFGASLTLVVSCVFFWFRHTPLVKASNSELSFLLLFSLTLCFLCSLTFIGRPSEWSCMLRHTAFGITFALCMSCILAKTIAVVIAFKAKRPANTVPQCSAPLQRTSVLSCTLLQVLVCMLWLTLAPPFPYQNTAHATERIILECDLGSPIGFWAVLGYIGLLAVLCFILAFLARKLPDNFNEAKFITFSMLIFCAVWVTFIPAYVSSPGKFTVAVEIFAILASSFGLLFCIFAPKCYILLLKPEKNTKKHMMGRNQLISP; encoded by the exons ATGTTTGACTGCTTCTATGTAATGTTACTGTTTGTGCTTCTTGTGGGAGCCTTTGGAGCAGAGGAAGACACTGCACTCTGTGAGATACTGGGGAGCCCAGAGTTTCCTCTGTTATCTAAGGAAGGAGATATCACTATTGGAGGAGTTTTCTCCATCCATAGCCAAATATCAAGGCCTCCGCTCACCTTCACAGATGCTCCAGAACCTCTCAAATGCTCCAG GATAAATTTTAGGGAATTTCGTTTTGCCCAAACAATGATTTTTGCCATTCATGAGATCAACAATAGCAGCTCCCTGCTGCCCAATATTTCAATTGGTTATAAAATATTTGACGGCTGTGGTTCAAATCTGCCTTCAACACGTGCAGTGATGGGTCTAATAAATGGGCCAGAGAGGACTTTGGAAAAAACCTGCTCCAGCCATTTATCTGTTCATGCGATCGTCGGAGCCTCTGAGTCCTCTTCTACCATTGCGATGCTACAAATTTCAGGGATTTTCCAAATACCAGTG gTCAGCCACTTTGCCACTTGTGCTTGTCTGAGTAACAAAAAGGAGTACCCCTCCTTCTTCAGAACCATCCCTAGTGACTACCATCAGAGCAGGGCCTTGGCAAAACTGGTAAAGCACTTTGGCTGGACATGGGTTGGGGCAGTTAGAAGTGACAATGATTATGGTAACAATGGCATGGCAACATTTATCACAGCTGCGAGTCAGGAAGGGGTCTGTATTGAGTACTCAGAGGCCATCTCAAGGACTGATCCAAGTGAGCAGGTTGCCAGGGTAGTCAGAGTTATCCAAAGCGGCAGTGCCAGGGTATTAGTTGCATTCCTGGCCCAGGGTGAGATGGACATTCTGCTTGAGGAAGCTCTGAAGCAGAACTTGACTGGGCTGCAGTGGGTGGGCAGTGAGTCCTGGATTACAGCACGTCATCTGGCCACTAAAGGGTACTCAAGAATTCTAACAGGGTCTCTGGGCTTCACCATCAGAAAATCAAACATCACAGGCCTGCGAGAGTTTCTTTTGCAGGTTAACCCAAGTCAAGACCCTTATAATAATATGCTGAGAGAGTTCTGGGAAGCCACATTTGGTTGCAGTTTCCAATCCAGTCCACACGGTCAGACCCAGTGCTCTGGCACTGAGAGGCTACAGGATATCAAAAATCCTTTCACAGATGTGTCGGAGCTAAGGATATCTAACAATGTGTATAAGGCTGTGTATGCTGTGGCTAATGCCATGCATAACGTGTTAAAATGTGGACAAAGTGACGAAGTGGTGAATCACCCGTGTATCTGGAAAGATGCTTTAGAGTCAAAACAG GTTGTGAAACACCTCCGAGATGTGAATTTCACTCTTCAGTCAGGAGAAAGAGTGTACTTTGATGAAAATGGAGACCCTACAGCGACGTATGAGCTGGTGAACTGGCAGAGAAACCAAGCAGGAGATGTTGTGTTTGTGGCTGTAGGGCGCTACGACGCCTCACTACCAAATGGAAAGCAGTTTACCATGAATGGAATAAACACTACATGGGCTGCCGAATCCCTGGAG AGGCCACAGTCTGTCTGCAGTGAAAGTTGTCTGCCAGGTTTCCGGCAGGCTGTGATTAAAGGCAAACCCATCTGCTGTTTCTCCTGTATCGCCTGTGCTGCTGGGGAGATAAGCAACTTCAGCA ATTCTGCTGAGTGCTCACGGTGTCCACTGGAGTACTGGTCAGATGAAGATCACAGCCAGTGTGTTCCAAAGGTGATCGAGTTCCTATCTTATGGAGAAACCATGGGCGCCCTGCTCACTGGTTTCTCATTGTTTGGAGCAAGTTTAACACTGGTGGTGTCATGTGTCTTCTTTTGGTTTCGTCACACACCTCTTGTCAAAGCCAGTAACTCTGAGCTgagcttcctgctgctcttctccttgactctgtgtttcctgtgttcGCTGACGTTCATAGGCCGGCCCTCTGAGTGGTCCTGCATGCTGCGACACACAGCTTTTGGCATCACCTTTGCCTTGTGCATGTCTTGTATCTTGGCTAAAACCATAGCAGTGGTGATTGCCTTTAAGGCCAAAAGGCCAGCAAACACAGTTCCTCAGTGTTCTGCTCCGCTCCAGAGAACAAGTGTTCTTAGCTGTACTTTACTGCAGGTGTTAGTCTGTATGCTGTGGTTGACTCTTGCCCCACCATTTCCATACCAAAATACAGCTCATGCCACTGAAAGGATAATTCTAGAGTGTGATTTAGGTTCACCTATAGGGTTCTGGGCTGTGCTGGGGTATATAGGACTCCTGGCTGTGCTATGCTTCATCCTTGCTTTTCTGGCTCGAAAGCTGCCGGATAATTTCAATGAAGCTAAGTTCATCACCTTCAGCATGCTGATATTCTGTGCAGTTTGGGTCACTTTTATCCCAGCGTATGTTAGCTCTCCTGGGAAGTTCACTGTAGCTGTGGAGATATTTGCCATTCTGGCCTCTAGCTTTGGGCTGCTCTTCTGTATATTTGCTccaaaatgttatattttacttttaaaaccaGAGAAAAATACTAAAAAACATATGATGGGGAGAAACCAATTAATATCACCATAA
- the LOC114550960 gene encoding extracellular calcium-sensing receptor-like, which produces MLGGIFSFHSSWINRQDTYMHKPLPLECTSFNFRDLQYAQAMLFAIEEINNSTEILPGISLGYKIYDVCGSIARSVRVALALANGNEILSAPFEAPCTRHAHVQAIMGETSSSPCMAVATVIGPFHIPMISHFATCACLSDKTKYQSFLRTIPSDYYQSRALAQLVKHFGWTWVGAIRSNEDYGNNGMAIFTETAQHLGICLEYSVSFFRTDPPDKIRKIIDIIKASTSKVIVTFLSHMDIDIIISEMSNHNLTGYQWVGTEAWISDSHTAVMDKNHILDGAIGLSIPKAHVSGMREFMLDVKPLNSSSNEMFSEFWETLFSCKFKQSKSSAGNQRECTGYEDLSGVQNSFIDMSLMPIFNNVYKGVYAVAHALHNILSCNKTCNKKVQLDPLTILQHIQMIQFKTKEGDEVYFNRNGDPAAKYEIINWQPTEHGIVDFVTVGLYDASLPADKQLNLQNKSLFWAQNSQQVPLSVCSEKCPPGTRKVLQKGKPVCCYDCLTCAEGEISNITDSITCVRCHPEFWSNERRDACVKKEAEFLSYEEIMGALLTAASLFGTCVTAVVAFIFFRYRKTPIVRANNSELSFLLLFALILCFLCSLTFIGRPSEWSCMLRHTAFGITFVLCISCVLGKTIVVLMAFRATLPGSNVMKWFGPAQQKLSVVGFTVIQVIICILWLTISPPFPFKNLKIFKDKIILECALGSAVGFWAVLGYIGLLAMLCFILAFLARKLPDNFNEAKFITFSMLIFCAVWITFIPAYVSSPGKFSVAVEIFAILASSFGLLFCIFIPKCYIILLKPENNTKKNIMGKGVPK; this is translated from the exons ATGTTGGGGGGAATCTTCTCTTTCCACAGCAGCTGGATAAACAGACAGGACACGTACATGCACAAACCACTGCCACTGGAATGCACCAG TTTCAATTTCAGAGATTTACAGTATGCCCAGGCTATGCTCTTTGCCATAGAGGAGATTAATAACAGCACAGAAATACTGCCTGGTATCTCTCTGGGCTATAAGATCTATGATGTCTGTGGCTCCATTGCCAGAAGTGTGAGGGTTGCACTGGCCTTGGCTAATGGTAATGAGATATTATCTGCACCATTTGAGGCACCATGTACCAGACATGCACATGTGCAGGCCATTATGGGAGAGACCTCTTCCTCTCCTTGCATGGCTGTAGCTACTGTCATCGGACCCTTTCATATTCCAATG atCAGCCACTTTGCTACTTGTGCTTGTCTCAGTGATAAAACCAAGTACCAATCCTTTCTCAGAACAATACCCAGTGATTACTACCAGAGCAGAGCCCTGGCCCAGTTGGTCAAGCACTTTGGTTGGACTTGGGTTGGAGCTATTAGATCAAATGAGGATTATGGCAACAATGGCATGGCCATATTCACAGAAACTGCCCAGCATCTGGGCATCTGTCTGGAGTACTCTGTATCATTCTTTAGAACAGATCCACCAGACAAAATACGAAAGATAATTGACATTATCAAGGCTTCCACTTCCAAGGTGATAGTCACTTTTCTCTCCCACATGgatattgatataataataTCTGAGATGTCTAACCACAACCTGACTGGGTACCAGTGGGTAGGCACTGAGGCCTGGATCTCTGATTCCCATACTGCAGTAATGGATAAGAATCACATTCTTGATGGTGCCATAGGCCTGTCCATCCCCAAAGCACATGTCAGTGGCATGAGAGAATTCATGTTGGATGTGAAGCCACTTAATTCATCTAgtaatgaaatgttttcagagTTTTGGGAGACATTATTTAGCTGTAAGTTCAAACAGTCAAAATCTTCAGCAGGGAATCAGAGAGAATGTACTGGCTATGAAGATCTGTCTGGAGTGCAAAACAGCTTCATTGACATGTCGCTCATGCCTATCTTTAACAATGTATATAAAGGAGTGTACGCTGTGGCCCACGCACTTCATAATATTCTCAGCTGTAACAAAACCTGTAACAAAAAGGTGCAGCTAGATCCATTGACG ATTTTACAGCACATACAAATGATTCAGTTCAAAACTAAGGAAGGAGATGAGGTTTACTTTAATAGAAATGGAGACCCAGCAGCCAAGTATGAAATTATAAACTGGCAGCCAACAGAACATGGCATTGTGGACTTTGTCACAGTAGGTCTTTATGATGCATCTTTACCTGCAGACAAACAGCTGAATCTGCAAAATAAGTCTTTATTTTGGGCACAGAACTCACAACAG GTGCCTTTGTCAGTTTGCAGTGAGAAATGTCCTCCAGGAACTCGCAAGGTTCTCCAGAAAGGAAAGCCTGTCTGCTGCTATGACTGTTTAACATGTGCAGAAGGAGAAATAAGCAACATTACAG ATTCCATCACCTGTGTGCGATGCCACCCTGAGTTCTGGTCAAATGAGAGAAGAGATGCTtgtgtgaagaaggaggcagagTTTCTATCATATGAAGAGATTATGGGAGCGCTGCTCACTGCAGCATCCTTATTTGGAACATGCGTCACTGCTGTTGTGGCATTCATTTTCTTCAGATACAGGAAAACTCCTATTGTCAGGGCCAACAACTCTGAGCTGAGCTTCCTGCTTCTTTTCGCCCTCATTCTATGTTTCCTGTGTTCTCTGACCTTCATAGGCCGGCCCTCTGAGTGGTCCTGCATGCTGCGACACACGGCATTCGGCATCACCTTTGTCCTCTGTATCTCTTGTGTTCTGGGGAAAACTATAGTGGTGTTAATGGCCTTCAGGGCCACACTTCCAGGTAGTAATGTCATGAAATGGTTTGGGCCTGCACAGCAGAAACTCAGTGTTGTGGGCTTCACTGTTATACAAGTTATCATATGTATACTCTGGTTAACAATTTCTCCTCCTTTTCCATTTAAGAATCTTAAGATATTCAAGGACAAAATCATCTTAGAGTGTGCTCTGGGCTCAGCTGTAGGATTTTGGGCTGTACTTGGGTATATAGGACTTCTGGCCATGTTATGTTTCATTCTTGCTTTTCTGGCCCGGAAACTGCCTGATAATTTTAATGAAGCCAAATTTATCACCTTTAGCATGCTGATATTCTGCGCAGTATGGATCACTTTTATCCCAGCATATGTCAGCTCTCCTGGGAAGTTCAGCGTTGCTGTGGAGATATTTGCTATTCTTGCCTCCAGTTTTGGACTGctcttttgtattttcattccaaaatgttatattatattactgaaACCAGAGAACAATACAAAAAAGAATATAATGGGGAAAGGGGTACCAAAATAA